The nucleotide window GTCACCAATGTGCCGTTCGAACAAGACATGACGGCTATTGTTGGGCCTAACGGGTGTGGTAAATCCAATATTATCGATGCTGTACGCTGGGTTTTAGGTGAAAGCTCTGCCAAAAACTTACGCGGCGACTCGATGACCGACGTTATTTTCAATGGTTCTACGTCTCGTAAACCGGTGGGCCAAGCAAGCGTTGAGTTGGTGTTTGATAATGCATCGCAAAGTTTGGTAGGCTCTATGGCCGATCGCAGCGAAATATCGATTCGCCGCGTGGTTAATCGTGATAGCCAAAATACCTACTATTTAAATGGCAGCAAATGCCGTCGTAAAGATATTACCGATATTTTTCTCGGCACAGGTCTAGGCCCGCGCAGCTATGCCATTATTGAACAGGGCATGATTTCTCGGCTTATCGAATCCAAGCCGCAAGAGTTGCGCATTTTTATCGAAGAAGCGGCAGGGGTCTCAAAATACAAAGAGCGTCGCCGAGAAACCGAAAACCGCATTCGCCATACTCGAGACAATTTATTGCGTTTGGCGGATATTCGCCAAGAGTTAGCGGTCAATTTGGAAAAACTGCATGGCCAATCGCAAGCTGCCATTCGTTTTCGTGAATTAAAAGCGCAAGAGCGTCAATTAAAAGCTGAACTGGCGGGCATACGATATCGCCATAGTCAGTTAAAATTGCAATCATTGCACAGTAAAGAATTGCAGTTACAAACTGAATTAGAAAAACTCAATGCTGAGCAAGTGCAGGCGGAAAAGGACATTATTAGCGCCCGTACGCGACAAGATGATAGCACCGACAAGCTAGAGCTGCTTAATCAAAAAAAATTGGCAATAACGTCAAATATTGCCGGCGTCGAACAAAACATCAAACATGTCAAAGCGCAAAAACTATCGCTGTCTGAGAATAACCAACGTCTGCAACAATCTTTGCAAGAGAGCAAGAAACTCATTGAGCAACATCAGCAACAACAAGCTGAGTTGCATGAGCAACTCAGCCAAATTGAACCAGAACTCGACATTGTCAGCGCCCAACTTGACGAATTGACGCAACAACAAATGGACATCAGTCAGCGCCAACAAAGCTGGCAACGACAATGGGATGAGCAGCAACGCCAACAAGCGGATTACGAAAAGCGCGTCGCCATTAATCAAAGCCAAATAGACGCGACAAATCAATTGTTGCTAAAAACAGAGCAGCGATTGAGTCAGTTGAAAGAGCAAACATCGCTAGTTGATGTTGAGCAATTACAACAACAGATTGAAGCGGCAATGCTCAGCGAACAAGAGTGTTCGAGTCGTTATCAACAGTATCAAGCGGTTGTCGAAGAATGTGAAAGCGCGTTGTTAACCGAGCAAAACAAATTACAAAATCTTCTGGATGAGGTGCAACAGCAAAAACTGCAGCAGGGCACGTTGCAATCGCAAATCGATGCATTGAACTCGATAAACGCCAATCAAAGTGATTGGCAAAAACGCCAATCTGATTATCTTCAACAACAAGGTGTAACGGAGCTTGAAAGCGTCGCACAACAGCTGAGCGTTGATGCGGGTTGGGAAGTTGCGGTTGAAATGGTGCTAGAGCATTTTCTTATGGCTCAATACGTTGAACAATGGCCGCAATCATGTGATTTAGAGCAAGCTGTGTTGGTTCGCAATGATACAAACACCGATAAACAGCCATTGCCTGAGGCGATAGCAGGGCAACACACCTTGTTGTCTAAAGTCGCTGGTGGTGACGCATTGGCTGATAAACTTTCCAAGGTGTTGGTTGCTGACACGCAAGACAAGGCATTAGAGCTTATTGGCGTGTTACCGGATAACAGCTGGTCAGTGATCTGCCCGCAAGGTTTATGGTTGTCGAAACAATGGTTACGCAAAGGGGTTTTAGCGGACTCTCAAGGTCAACTTGAACGACATAATCGTCTTAAAGAGCTGGCAGCGCAACACCACGCAGCACAACAATCCCTCGCTGATGCGCAACAACAACTTACTTTGCAGCAGCAAATCGTTGCCGAACAAAAGCTAACCCTCGCACAGCATATACAGCAACGTGGTGCCACGAACGAGGCATTACAACAGCAGCAACAGACGGTGCACTTAAAACGCCAAGAGCTTGAGTTAACAAAAAATCAGCAAGCTCAAATCGGTGATCAGATTGCCGCGCAACAGGAGCAGTTGCAACAGGAAATGACTCGTTATGAAGAGTTATTAATTGAGCAACATAATTTAGCAGAGGACAACTCAATTGATGCGTCAGCATTGACGGCGATGGCCGATGAACGTGAGCAATTGCTGCGACAGTATCAAGACTGTTCTAGCCAACATAAAGTTGCTACGCAGCGTTCTCAATCGCTGCAACTGACGCAACAAAAGTTGACTAGTGAATTAGCCGCCATCGAAAAAGCCAACGTTCGTGAGACGGAACATTGGCAAAAATTGCAGCAACAATTAGATGAATTAGAACAACAGGCTAAACAAAATCTGCAACCTCTTGATGAGCAACAGGCGCGTTTGCAAACGTTGCTAGAGCAACGGTCAAAACTGGATACCCAGCAATCGGCGATAAATCAGCAACTGCAGCAATCGAATCAGCAAATTGATCGCTTAAATGAGTGCCAGCACAATGCCATGCAGCGCATTAGCGCGAGCCAACAATCAATACAAGAATTGCTTGTTGATATGCAAAGCTACAAACTCAAAGCAGAGAGTGCAAAAGAGCAGTTGGCTGAGCTACAGCAAGATCTCGATACGATACTGGCTGCATTAGATAGCAAAGCCTCTGAAAATCAGTGGCAAATTAAATTGGCTCGTGTGGTCAAATCAATATCGGCGCTTGGCGCGATTAACTTGGCGGCGATTGAAGAGTTTGAACAACAATCGCAGCGTAAAAACTTTCTCGATCAGCAAAATGATGACTTACAGCAAGCATTAGCAACACTGGAGTCCGCCATAGCAAAAATTGATCGTGAAACTCGAGCTAAGTTTAAACAGACCTTTGAACAGGTGAATAATGACCTTAAGGTTTTGTTTCCTAAGGTTTTTGGTGGTGGTAGCGCCTATCTAGAGTTGACTGGAGATGACTTGCTTGATACTGGTGTGACCATTATGGCAAGGCCACCGGGCAAAAAAAATAGTACAATTCACTTACTTTCTGGTGGTGAAAAAGCGCTAACCGCATTATCATTGGTATTTGCGATATTCAGACTCAACCCCGCGCCGTTTTGTATGCTCGATGAAGTGGATGCACCATTGGACGATGCAAATGTCGGACGATTTTGTAAATTGGTTGAAGAAATGTCGCAAACAGTGCAATTTATCTATATCAGTCACAATAAAATAGCCATGGAAATGGCTTCGCACCTGACAGGGGTGACCATGTACGAACCTGGAGTTTCCAGAATGGTCGCCGTTGATATTGACGAAGCAGTTGCTATGGCAGAGGCAGTGTAAAACAGGCTTGGTAATGGAATTCAGTTTCAGAGATATATTAATAATTATAAGTGTCGTCGTCATCATCGCTATTTATCTGAACGGACGTCGAAAAATCCATGTAGATGGAAAAAACCCAATAAAGCTCAAATCGGACAAAGTCGAAACCTCTATTGAAGACGACGTTGCTCGTAATTTTGATCGAGAAGGTTTTGATCAACTTGGTGTTGGTGTGCCAAAACCTGTCGTTCTTGACAATTCGGTGCCAGAACCGAGTGACGAAGAGCTTGAAGTGATCACCTCGAATAATCCTCCACCAGTAAGCGATGAAGAGTTGATGGAGCAAGCGCCAACATTGCAAGAGATTGAAGTGCTTGAGCGTGATTTTTCTCCAAGTAACGATGATCTTGAGCCTATCGCTAAATCGGACAATAAAAATCAACAGTCGCTTGATGCCAGTATGCTCGATGCAACTTCAGCTATGGCAGAGACTGCCTTGGAAAATAGCTTAGAATCACAACATGCCATTGCTGAAAATGCTGAGGCCGTAAGTGATGCAGAGCAAAACGTTCAGGCAATGAACACGCCAGCGCCTGTTGCTGAGCAAAGTTTTGAAGAGGTTCCTGCGGTAGCTGATTCGGTCAGTGCCGAACCCGTAAGTACCAGTCAAGCTCGCAGCGCAACAGCTGAGCCGGCGACAGTCGCCGCTGATCAGAGTGTGGCGCAACACGCTGCGGCTGCAAAAGATGTCGCTGTGACGGCAAAACCTGCCAAAGTAACGCTAGAGCCAATTTACAAAGAGCCAGTTTACAAAGAGCCTGTTTACAAAGAGCCAGTGTTTGAGTCTAAATCCGCAACGCCAGAGCCAGAGATGCCTAGCATGAGCGCATTGGATGATGATGACGTGGCTGCGAACAATAGCGCTGTTGCGACTGAGCCAAAGGTGCAAAATGCTAAAGCCTCAGTTAAAGCTGCAGTCAAAGCAAAAGCCACAACCAGTACTGCAAAACCAACCAAAGCCAAAAAAACCGTTAAACGAAATCAAATGGAAATGGATTTTGATAATCTAGAGCGTGGTGAGAAAGTTGAGTTAGAACAAGAAGTATTGGCGTTATCAGTGGTTATGCCTGAGCAACAAGCAATCAGTGGTG belongs to Thalassotalea sp. HSM 43 and includes:
- the smc gene encoding chromosome segregation protein SMC — translated: MRLKKIKLAGFKSFVDVTNVPFEQDMTAIVGPNGCGKSNIIDAVRWVLGESSAKNLRGDSMTDVIFNGSTSRKPVGQASVELVFDNASQSLVGSMADRSEISIRRVVNRDSQNTYYLNGSKCRRKDITDIFLGTGLGPRSYAIIEQGMISRLIESKPQELRIFIEEAAGVSKYKERRRETENRIRHTRDNLLRLADIRQELAVNLEKLHGQSQAAIRFRELKAQERQLKAELAGIRYRHSQLKLQSLHSKELQLQTELEKLNAEQVQAEKDIISARTRQDDSTDKLELLNQKKLAITSNIAGVEQNIKHVKAQKLSLSENNQRLQQSLQESKKLIEQHQQQQAELHEQLSQIEPELDIVSAQLDELTQQQMDISQRQQSWQRQWDEQQRQQADYEKRVAINQSQIDATNQLLLKTEQRLSQLKEQTSLVDVEQLQQQIEAAMLSEQECSSRYQQYQAVVEECESALLTEQNKLQNLLDEVQQQKLQQGTLQSQIDALNSINANQSDWQKRQSDYLQQQGVTELESVAQQLSVDAGWEVAVEMVLEHFLMAQYVEQWPQSCDLEQAVLVRNDTNTDKQPLPEAIAGQHTLLSKVAGGDALADKLSKVLVADTQDKALELIGVLPDNSWSVICPQGLWLSKQWLRKGVLADSQGQLERHNRLKELAAQHHAAQQSLADAQQQLTLQQQIVAEQKLTLAQHIQQRGATNEALQQQQQTVHLKRQELELTKNQQAQIGDQIAAQQEQLQQEMTRYEELLIEQHNLAEDNSIDASALTAMADEREQLLRQYQDCSSQHKVATQRSQSLQLTQQKLTSELAAIEKANVRETEHWQKLQQQLDELEQQAKQNLQPLDEQQARLQTLLEQRSKLDTQQSAINQQLQQSNQQIDRLNECQHNAMQRISASQQSIQELLVDMQSYKLKAESAKEQLAELQQDLDTILAALDSKASENQWQIKLARVVKSISALGAINLAAIEEFEQQSQRKNFLDQQNDDLQQALATLESAIAKIDRETRAKFKQTFEQVNNDLKVLFPKVFGGGSAYLELTGDDLLDTGVTIMARPPGKKNSTIHLLSGGEKALTALSLVFAIFRLNPAPFCMLDEVDAPLDDANVGRFCKLVEEMSQTVQFIYISHNKIAMEMASHLTGVTMYEPGVSRMVAVDIDEAVAMAEAV
- the zipA gene encoding cell division protein ZipA is translated as MEFSFRDILIIISVVVIIAIYLNGRRKIHVDGKNPIKLKSDKVETSIEDDVARNFDREGFDQLGVGVPKPVVLDNSVPEPSDEELEVITSNNPPPVSDEELMEQAPTLQEIEVLERDFSPSNDDLEPIAKSDNKNQQSLDASMLDATSAMAETALENSLESQHAIAENAEAVSDAEQNVQAMNTPAPVAEQSFEEVPAVADSVSAEPVSTSQARSATAEPATVAADQSVAQHAAAAKDVAVTAKPAKVTLEPIYKEPVYKEPVYKEPVFESKSATPEPEMPSMSALDDDDVAANNSAVATEPKVQNAKASVKAAVKAKATTSTAKPTKAKKTVKRNQMEMDFDNLERGEKVELEQEVLALSVVMPEQQAISGAALLPCFLTLGLKFGEMNIFHRHQDNAGNGKITFSVANMVNPGTFDLDNIEQFSTRGITMFMTLPNANDPQKVFKQMLSAAKQIADEFGGQVLDGQRSVMTRQTEQHYMSKIREFDRRARLAGY